Below is a window of Malus domestica chromosome 13, GDT2T_hap1 DNA.
TACCATTAAATTCCAGATTACTCAGGCTCCACTGAGCAAACAAAACATTATTCTAGCCTACATTGTTCAAAAATGCCAGATGCAATACGGCACAGCTACCTAACAGATCTAACCACGGATACAAAATGAAAAGACACATTACGCGGACATAATTTTTTAGGTGGGTGGGCAAACGaagaaaggtcaaaccaaaagaaattttttaattttccaacaCAAAAGGGTCTCACTTACCAAAAGCCTAGGTGCTCGCACCTTCTACAATATGCCATCACCTATACTTCTACTCTTCCAGACGGATCATCTGATTGCTTAAAGAGTTTATGTAAGAGATCTCAATCTCGGACTCAAATCTAAGTCTAATGGAAGTTCATGTGATCTAAGCTCTACCTCTTCAGCCTTTAGCAATTCAAATTATTCAATAAACCTTCCAGTACCCAGCAACAATTACTTGAAAATTTTCGTAAAGTTAAGCAACCCCATTGAAGTCCAATTGTTCAATTCATAGCATCCAATAAGTTGCACAGAATATTGAAACTTGCCCAGATCAATACAAACAACACTTACTCAATGCAATTAATTTCCATCTAATCAAGTAATCAAGAAAATGCAGGCAAGAAAGGAGAAGGAAACTCACTTCTTATGCCGACGTTTTCTCTTGGGACCCCAGCCTTCGAGCTTGGCCACCGGGCATCCGCATCGAGCCCGAAACAGCAGAACGGCACGGCCATTGGTCGGCGCCATCCGCCTCAGCTCAGTCCTGAGACACTCGTAATCGGGATTGCCCTCGCTGCCGCCCTTCCACGGCAGCCTATCGATATCTTTAGACCCGGACTTGACACACTCCTCCGATTGCAATTGCAAATCGAATTCCATAGCCTTCTTTAAGCCCTTGCACCCAGGCCTATCGCACTTCCTCGATCGAATGCCGCAGCAGAACTCGACTACGAACAGCGCGGCGGCgaagaaggtgacgaagccgaCGACGTAGGGGACGGGAatgtggtggaggaggaggtggagggtGGAGTGAGAGAGGAGAAGCGAGAGGGAGTTGAAGATGTAGGCGAAGTAGGAGGTGATGAGGAAGGTCCCGGAGAAGAGGACGAGGATGAGGATAAGGAGGTCGAGGGTCGCCGAGGGCGAGTGCTTGCAGAGGAGGGTGCAATTAGGGTTTGAGTTAGAGTTAGGGTTTGAGGATTTGGGTTTGGGGGTTGgggagaaggaggaggatgaCGTGGCAGCGGCTgagaaggaggaggatgaggagggcatgatggtggtggtggcgaaCAGAAAATGGCGCATGTTAGAGAAACACGGAGGACGGGGGTTTCTgtcatttttcaaatttatttatttaacatttatttaattttataaataatatttatttatttatttattttggggcATTAATGGAGGTGATGGGGGAGAAGAAGGCTTGATGGTGAAGGAGAGATCACTCCACCCACGCGCCTCCTGGAGCGAGTATGGCGTGAACCTTTAAACCTTGTTACGTCAACCATGTGAAAAGTACattctaattttttataattaatttcctaagtATCAATCCTGGGtaattagtttaaaatttttgttttaagaaaGAGTTTATGGAGTGCTTACCTAATTAAAACAAGACAAGTTACGAATCATGGATGTTAATGATTGACTAATCTTTCTAACATGTTTGCTTAACTGaaacaaaaataagaaagaaatcaAAGAATTTACCAGAAGTAAGGAAAGATAATCAGATCCAGTGATACTCTCTAGTTAAATTAAGAGAAGTTCATCTCTAGTAAAAACCGAAAccataacaaaaaaaaggagTGGGTTGTGACACTGTTTGACCAACATTACGTTATCCGTCCTTATAATCAATATTGTTAAATAGACAGAGCTCTAAGGCACATGCTGGATTTTATGCAAAAATTGGTGATTTGATAAGGATAGTTTGAATAAAGGGTTAAAGGTTGTAAATACATGGCATGTTGGATAAGACTTGAAATGACTGGTCCGGAGAGAGGGTTCTGTGCGAATTACATGGGATTAGCACGTACTGGTGAGAGTTGGATTACTATGCAGAAATTTGCAGACATGGGAAAATACTTCAAGAATCAAACTTTGGTTATGGTTATCACGAAATCCATTTCAATAAATAAAAGTGAGTCCACAGAGTGAAAAGAGTTTTTAACTCAATACAAAAATATCCTGCGCAAATCTCGCAAACTTATGATATTCTGAGAAATCATTTAGGCGACCGATGAGCCTCTTTAGTTTGGGGTAGTAGCACTACTTCAAATTCGGCTGGTTGACGAGGATGAGGATAAggaggtcatctcatcaacaTTCCCGACGAAGTGAGATGTTACTAGGTTACTTAAGTGTGAGACACATTGAAAGTCGAACTTTATTGATGGCGAGTTGGCACACCTGCATTCACTAAAAGGATGTAGTTAGCTCTTAGTTACTTGGTCTACTAGCTGCGTAGGCTTAATAAATTTTAGAGTCAACAAACACGGAACGCATCAGTCTCACATCGTGCTCGTCAATAATGCAGCCACTAAAGTCTTGATTTTGTTCTCGCGGATCCATCGCAGCTGATGGAGGAGAAGAAAAGAGGTCCTTCATATTTCCACGGCATACCATCCCCCAAATCAAACAAACAGATGCCGTTACCTGCCTAATTTGATTTGAAATTATGGTTATATTTTCACGTGAGACTCACATGTgtatatataacaaaaaaaaaaaccaaagtgATTTGAACCTCAATTGTTAACGGAGCTTATCACGAGAGTTTAATTAACAAATTTTCACTACAAAAGTCACATAAAAAGTGATTTGGCACCACAAAAATAACGAAAAAAATTattcatatatattatatggtaTTAGAATTTTAGTTGACTCACATGCATTAGTTTGTTGTATGTAGTTAGTATAATTTCATTCTCATAGCCacttcaaatttcaaatacatcatatctttatatataaaaaatattaaacaataaAGCCGCCCTCGTACCTTCGAGGTTACTTGAAAAAAcctaaagaaaattaaaattggatttAGATGAAACAAATTCATGTCGAATCAAAACAGCCTACAAATTTTGcaccaaaaaaattaacatacgaaaAAGATTTGATCCATTCAATCAGAATACTTAGTTGTTCATATTTGGTCGAGTCcaaatatttcaatttttttattttttgtcgaaAGACAGatatttattgaatttatttGGTCTGAATCAAAATATTCAGTTTCTTTAGGACCCTGaacgcacaccacacacacaaaagtTAATTGACTTTCCTCCTCTAGCAAGGAACAACTACTTCATTAGGCTTTAGGACTCTGAACGCACACTACACACACAAAACACGCTCCGAAAGAGATGTGAGCGGTTCCATTCCCTCTTTGGAAGTACTTACGCCAGCTTTCGTTAGCAGAGTTACCCTCCATTCAGCCGTGTAAAACACGGTTTCGTATACTATtaattctgatttttttttatttactttttggaGCTACTTGTGAAAAGCTTTACGGTTAATAATAAGTAATCCAATATTCCTTACACCTTTTAGTTTCATCTCGGTAGAACAAGGAATATGCCAAGGCGGTGGACCCCAAATAGTTGACCTGGGCCTGAAGAAGGAGAGGCCTTGTGGCTTATCTAGTCAAACATGAAGCATAATCGACTGGAGGCGTGATTCTTCTTTTGAGCCACTtttacagtaaaaaaaaaaaaaaaaacccaaaaatgttGTATAAGTGTCTTTATTGCCTTCCACTCTTTTTGCCACAAgtacaagaagaagaaagattgtgactaacttattcGGGGATAGCTCTTTAAAAAAAAGGATCTAGTTCGATCCACTATACTCCTGTCAGTGGGATCTGCCAGTGACCCCGTGTGTCACGCCGTTTCCTCAGTACAGATTAGTGGAAGAAGACAGTGAGTGATCAGTCGATGAGACGGAGTACAATGGCAGAAACAATGATGGGTTGTTATGGTTAACAATTTCATGACTCAACAAAAGGAAATCTTTAGACCTAAAGAACCCGGCAAGGTCGGAATGTACGTCTGTGGTATCACAGCCTATGCCCTAAGCTGTCTTGGCCACGCTTGAGCACCCATCAGTTTTGGCATCCTGTTTGTACCTAAAATTACACTATCAGCCCATGCAATCAAGGTCATAGAATGAGCATAGCTCCACACCGTCAGATGGACAAGTGAAGATATTATTATGcttttttatcataataattatcttttaatatgattTATCTTCACATTTTCTTCATACGGGATAAATGGGATTCAAGTTATCTCCAATGGGAAGCAATAACAACAAAGTTCAAATTAACTGGGTTTGTTGGCAGTGGGCATGTAGATTGAAACAACTTGGAGTAGAAGAGGAGCACGTGGGATTTGGAAagggatcatctccggatccatCAATCAgggcccttgaaatttgatccaacgactaaagttattataatttttaaagaggGCCTTtgtttttagccgttggatcaaatttcaagggtccgaattggtggatttggtgaatttggtggaagggatccgaagaggatccctttcGGTGGGATTTGATGATTACTTGAAGGAAAATAATGGTCTTGGTTAATGATGAGATAAGAAACCTAGGTATGCTAGgcatttttgcatggtgatGGATGTTGTCAGATGGGTTTGAAGTGACAAGAGAATGAAGATCTTctccggattctctttgtgagaatttaggaaatcctccaatcacatccgttcatcgtacatcgtgtattagttttcgtcaggtagtgtttatatttaattttaaataaaaaaatttacaataattttttaccacacgatatacgataaacataTATGATTAGAAAATTCtcgaaatcctcacaaagaggatcggaagaggatcctcattcgtgATAAGAATTGATGATGGGGTCACAATGCATGCCGTGTGAAAGGATATTTGAGATTTCAAAGTCCTCTTGTAAAAGTCTATGGGCATAAGGAGACTAGGGAGGCTTTTGCCAAAATATGTCAAAAGATAATAtcagttatttttatttttatttttggagtaTATTCGGAAAATGTCTCTATTGGATTGGCGATCAAGGAGACTCGGCTGTAAATACAAAGCTGCAAACAATGTGAAAAGCTcttcaaatcaacacacaaaactgTCATGTGTAAACTCTCGCTCTATGCAAAACCTTTtaaacatcttgagattttttttttcttttttttttccgccaatgacacaccccgatcccgaTAAAGGACATTGGGATGGCCGTGtgatggccgacacccgagggtgacgcaagccatttaatgaatgcatatgctgAGAACATGTAaaccatgcatataaatttcgtTCGAACTACATAAAATAATATACTAATATTCAACTGACAACAATGGTAAACATAGTGATAGTACATGACATGTTCAGAGTATACATCTAATTCAGAATACAACGGAAGGTGCTATTACAATGATGTCAAAGCAGAGATGAAGGCACGATATCACTGGTAAgggaatgcctcgtagctcGGATAGTAAGCCTCGTTCCTATGTCCTGAGGGGGCGCACaataaacatgagtggaccaagttgatatatatataaaatactgaaatagttatcaacatactaacccccaaagttttatggaaactcaatagcataataagtaataggttttgtttataccatacttagggccttcgtatttatacctcgtacaaatactcgggggactcaaatgtaattatgtaataaaagaaggggcaaatatgtaaaaaaagaaggagcccttattctataaaagggcatcctcaccctcacaaaccctaagcctcaaaggcctcacatcccctctcatattcagagaagctcatcctcacataaggaagctctctctctctctccctcttcaacatctcagagaaatccaatatcagtgtggacgtagcccaaaccttggggtgaaccacgatacatcttgtgttatttactttcttgcagattcacggtcggacttacgttgttccaagaccactccggttttgtgcatcaacatttggcgccgtctgtgggaatcgacacgaaaagctatgtcggttctctttcatttttttcacctccaccgtgaatctgcagaaacccaagaaccaaCAACCCAACACCCACACTCAGAGACACACCCATTCAATCtacggagagagagaaagatggccAGTTCAAGCTTGTATATTCAAATCTGTGAATTTACCTTGTTTACAAGCCTTCTGGATATCACAACCCAAGCTAGCCATGGCTAATGCGGCCTTCCAAATAAGGATACACATGTAGTACCCCATTTCGTATTTGGGGATTCCATATTTGATGCTGGAAACAACAACTACTTCAGCACTGTTTTTCAGGGAAACTACTGGCCATATGGTGAAATCTACAAAAAGGGTCATCCTACCGGAGCTAGTGCTTTGATTGAAACTCGCCAAGGCTTGGGGAGAGATCTTCATTGTCAACTATCATATTTCAAGAACGTTGGGAAGTCGTTGAGGCAGAAACTAGGGGATGAAGAAGCCAAATCTCTACTGTCTCGAGCTGTCTACTTGTCCAACATCAGAAGCAATGATTACCTTTTCCCATTCAATACAGATTCCAGCATGCTGAGATCCTCATCCCGTGAGGAATTTGTTGGCCTGATGATCGGCAACATAACTGCAGTTATTAAAGTATGCATCACTGTGCTATGTAGGAGAGCTCCGAACCGACGCATCGGCGCTGGCGACATCAGCACCGTCTACCTCTGCACACTCTCGCTCTTTCTTCctctgcttcatcttcttcatctcgCGCCAAAGAAAAAACCCAGCACAACACAATGATGACAGCCTCGTCAACGTCGCTAATTCAGCGCGTTTGCGCCGTTCCTCTCGCACGCACTGCCTGCACTCCCGCTATGGCAGCGGCGAGCATGAACTTGTCCACCACCGCCCCCAAAAGCACCGACCCCCAAGTCCTCATCGGCTTGTTTGAACCGGAGCTCCAACAGCTAGCTATCGACTTCAGTCAGTAAGGTTACAGAGGGAAGCAGCtccatcatcttatttacaaaagaaagattaaaGATATTCAGGATTTCAATCAAGTGCCTCTGGCATTCAGAAATGAGCTTGAGGAAGTTGGATGGATTATTGGTAGGTCACCTATTTACCAAAGTGTCACTGTTGCTGATGGTATCGTCAAGGTATTGATAAAGTTGGAGGATAACAGATTGATTGAAACTGTTGGCATACCAGTTAAAGATGAGAAAGGTGTGATGCGCCTTACAGCGTGTATCTCATCACAGGTGGGATGCCCTCTTCGTTGCTCCTTTTTGACAGTTGGAATACACCAGCTTGTGTTCAAAcagcataaaaagaaaaaagatgagGCATATATACCAAAGTTGCTTATGTCGGTGCAGATCTTGTCGACAAGGTTGAAAGAAATATTCCCGAGGATGACCCAAGAAACCCAACTATGATAGCTGATAATTGCCTGCGCACTTCCTCAACCAATACGGAAGTgttgtctgccatctgccaaaagggaaaagagaaagcaaaagcagaaagtaaaagagaaagcaaaagcagaaagcaaaagagaaagcaaaagcaaggaataaacaccccaccagaatgatgtgatttacttttcttagcaaatgtatgatgtgatttatttttcttatctttcagagacatttgtataaaccccatcagagggtaattagaaaaaaaacggcaaagcccaaaataaatgggttggaatgttgtgtggagggcgaaggcccataagcccaaaatagctttaaccaggcgatcaaaagtacgcccagtactccaaaattattcagcaacccactgctattaccaccaaccaggtgatcaaaagtacgccagtactccaaaattattcgacaacctgcctctattatcaccaaccaggtgaccaaaagtacgcccagtactccaaaattattcggcaacctgccgctattaccactaaccaggtgatgaaatgtacaacccgtactctaatatcatttggtaactagccattcatgccaccaaccaggtgatgaaatgtacaacccgtactctaatatcgtttggcaactagccattcatgccaccaaccaggtgatgaaatgtacaacccgtactctcatttatgccatcaaccaggtgattaaaagtacgcccagtactccaaattatacatgagcattactcatgtcattcatacataaacattcatgagcatcactcatgacaatcatacataaacattcatgaccatcattcatgtcaacattcatgagcagcactcatgttaacattcatgagcatcactcatgacaacatccatgagcatcactcacgacaatcaacataaacattcatgagcatcactcatgtcaatcagctctaaaagcttcatttacagagctctagcttcaaaagcttcatttacaaaagctccagtttcgaaagcttcatttacaaaagctcttcAAAAGcctcatttacagagctctagcttcaaaagcttcatttacaaaagctctagcttcaaaagcctcatttacagagctctagcttcaaaagcttcatttacagagctctagcttcaaaagcttcatttacaaaagctctagcttcaaaagcttcatttacaaagctctagcttcaaaaagcttcatttacagagctctagcttcaaagcttcacttacaaagctttacctacaaagcttcagtgcagggtatacaaatactgcctccgaacaaccgccacttcggcccatacatggattcaatttgaagtctctagccaacatattctattgaccgaagacttgggggactacattatgtaccatatattgggcctcaactgggcctcatgaaaaatacttgggggacttagcccattattcatgtactgaggaacgaacccttattctataaaagggactccctcaccttcattagagagcaacgccgccggctacgcaaccgcctcgccgcgagcatcactcctaacccatcacttatgtattgaggagcgagcccttattctataaaagggactccctcactaacattagagagcatcaaactctagcccatcatttatgtattgaggagcgagcccttattctataaaagggaccccctcacCTTCAAGCACCACAAGCCTAGCCAAcgaaggcaacataagccacaagccgagcagtctcgcaacatgtgctacttatagttgagcatcatttcactttgagcaccgcctcatatcaagtaccagttcaagacgacatctagttactttggcccacacatggactgaatttcaagtttccagccaaaagactctcttgactgaagacttgggggactactgtttataccatacttaaggcCTTCGTATTTatacctcgtataaatactcgggggactcaaatgtaattatgtaataaaggaaggggcaaatatgtaaaaaaagaaggagcccttattctataaaagggcctcctcaccctcacaaaccctaagcctcaaaggcctcacatcccctctcatattcagagaagctcatcctcacataaggaagctctctctctctctccctcttcaacatctcagagaaatccaatatcagtgtggacgtagcccaaaccttggggtgaaccacgatacatcttgtgttatttactttcttgcagattcacggtcggacttacgttgttccaagaccactccggttttgtgcatcaacatttggcactaGAAGgaggatacaacttactcgctCGTCTCTGGCACTCGGAAACTAAGGGCTGGAAACCGTACTTTCGAAACAAGGGTCGTAGCTTACCCAAGTGTCTATcttctttgggcaccctcagcACTTTCTCTACATCAGCTAGCTCCTGTCCGGAGAGTTTGATGGTGCTCGTGTCACTGCATAAAGAAAAATCttagaagcaagagaaaatcacaacaatagcaaataatgagaaaatggatacattacaacctacagtctggaagtgagtaggaacacgtcgctcaggcgtgacacccttagcatgctcccaatcattataaagaaagcaccaacgttTCTTCCATGTGCAGTACACCTTTCTCTTATCAAAGACAACACGTTCTCTTTCACTCTGACATGCACATTCGACATAACCAGTACATGCTTTCACCGGGCGCATCTTATAACAGTAGCGCTACTGATGGAAAGAAGGCTCACCTAAtccacactccatccaaataatataaaacccgatcaaggtatcccagaaaccagggTTGAGTTGCCCCggtgcataaccaataaaaGACAGCATCCGTTGCAACCACGGATGCAAAGGTAAATTTACCCCCAAGGTCACTAATGTCtgggtatagaacataacatgacccgtGGGCGGCTCAGAAGGCAATTCTTCACAACGCACCAAACGTATTCCTACACTACGGGGGATACTACATGATCGCCTTAGGGCCTCAAGCGGATTTTCgctatctaacaagttattttctaaatggtccgctgtgaactcagagcgaaatatgggtatggcgtcacaaacaaccccctcacccactagcatggaggaagaaccaatattggctaaggttTGACAATTGTGAGGATCAGAACGAAATATCGGTATggcgtcacaaacaaccccctcacccactagcatggaggaagaaccaatattggctaaggttTGACAATTGTGAGGATCATCCAACGTTTCTTTCATACTAGACTCTTACAAAGGCCATGAAGACCCTGACATGGCAGGCTCAAACCTAGAGCTAGAGCTAggggagccctcatcactaagaCTTCCAGACTCCgacatctacaacaaacagaaacaaactctatcactacatgaaggatcaaaacataaggaagctcATAGGGCATGCAGAAAAGCTCAACCAGTTCATtatgttcttaacaaaatacatgaacactcaaacaattcaacaagaatgaaaaCATCCGATCTAGTGGAGAAGACTACGAACCTGAAGATGGTGCAGCAAAGCAATGCCAGAATCCCTCCCAAGTAAAGAGCACTATGTCTTCAAAAATCACTACAAGATGAGCAAATGAAGGTAAGGTAAAGAATGGAAACTTATCCTTCTTCTATATAGTTCAACATGGCTATTgatattcaaaattcaaattcaaaccgTGAGAAAGCCCCACATGGAAAATCTTTAAACTTCTAACACTAGggagtttcaaatttcaaatgtttcagttccccccttcaaaaaaaaaaaaaatccgaagGAGGAACACagtagcttcatcaatggaggacaaatatcaatctcaaaagcttcgcactatcttcatcaagatagtgtgaagcaaaatcaatttatggtgccaacaaaagcttcatcaatggaggacaaatatcaatctcaaaagcttcgcactatcttcatcaagataatgtgaagcaaaatcaatttatggtgccaacaaaagcttcacctataaagct
It encodes the following:
- the LOC139190810 gene encoding GDSL esterase/lipase 3-like; amino-acid sequence: MASSSLYIQILPHFVFGDSIFDAGNNNYFSTVFQGNYWPYGEIYKKGHPTGASALIETRQGLGRDLHCQLSYFKNVGKSLRQKLGDEEAKSLLSRAVYLSNIRSNDYLFPFNTDSSMLRSSSREEFVGLMIGNITAVIKVCITVLCRRAPNRRIGAGDISTVYLCTLSLFLPLLHLLHLAPKKKPSTTQ